In Candidatus Cohnella colombiensis, one DNA window encodes the following:
- a CDS encoding SH3 domain-containing C40 family peptidase: MSARKPILRQLMALGLCVAIGFGTFNIGQASLTPKASAATIYETKVTYGVNLRTSASTSGRVIRLIPIGENINVISKVNNYWLKVKDKRGNTGYISAGDRYTNYGDSSSISSKGDRVVDIAKSYMGRVKYDFGTRNPSKLIFDCSSFTQFVFAKIGVDLKWGTKYQKSAGSFVSKSSLRKGDLVFFDTIGSNNKVINHVGIYIGNGQFIHDTPSKNGLAINSLTSGWWSNHYVTARHVL, translated from the coding sequence ATGTCTGCACGAAAACCAATCTTGCGTCAACTGATGGCACTCGGCTTATGCGTAGCCATCGGGTTCGGAACCTTTAACATCGGACAAGCCTCGCTCACTCCGAAAGCGTCCGCCGCGACCATCTACGAGACGAAAGTCACATACGGCGTGAACCTGCGCACCAGTGCGAGCACAAGCGGGCGCGTTATTCGGTTAATTCCGATAGGAGAGAATATCAATGTGATTTCAAAGGTGAACAACTACTGGCTGAAAGTCAAGGATAAGCGGGGCAACACAGGCTACATTTCGGCAGGAGATCGATACACTAATTACGGCGATTCTTCCTCCATTAGCTCGAAGGGTGACCGTGTTGTAGATATCGCCAAAAGCTATATGGGTCGTGTCAAATACGACTTCGGCACGCGCAACCCATCCAAGCTGATTTTCGATTGCTCGTCTTTTACACAATTCGTCTTTGCTAAAATCGGTGTCGACTTGAAGTGGGGCACGAAGTATCAGAAATCGGCCGGCTCCTTTGTCAGTAAGAGTAGCCTTCGTAAGGGAGACCTCGTATTCTTCGATACGATCGGGAGTAACAACAAAGTCATAAATCATGTCGGTATATATATTGGCAACGGACAATTCATCCACGATACACCATCCAAGAACGGACTCGCAATCAATTCGCTAACCTCCGGCTGGTGGTCTAATCATTACGTTACTGCACGTCATGTTCTCTAA
- a CDS encoding PadR family transcriptional regulator, whose translation MQDKIILGLLLDGDKSSYDIKKNMEMSTGFFYNSSQGSIQPALKKLLQNGHVTFSEEHQGARVKKVYAITKEGEKEFIEWADEAISLEKPRDPALVKMFFSNYVELDRKLEMIEEYLHEIKIVIATMKTMEQISLEQIKNSKQALDNEKIKSRLATLQFGMDYYIFLNEWYEKYLRQLKNDN comes from the coding sequence ATGCAGGACAAAATAATTCTGGGATTGCTTTTAGATGGTGACAAATCATCCTATGATATTAAAAAAAATATGGAGATGAGCACAGGCTTTTTTTACAATTCAAGTCAAGGAAGTATTCAACCCGCTTTGAAAAAGCTGCTTCAGAACGGGCATGTAACATTTTCTGAAGAACATCAAGGAGCGAGAGTAAAAAAAGTATATGCAATTACAAAAGAAGGTGAGAAAGAATTTATAGAATGGGCAGATGAGGCAATATCCTTAGAAAAACCTAGAGACCCAGCACTTGTTAAGATGTTTTTCTCAAATTATGTTGAGCTAGATCGGAAGCTAGAAATGATAGAAGAGTATTTGCATGAAATTAAAATTGTAATAGCTACCATGAAGACAATGGAGCAAATTTCATTAGAACAGATTAAGAACAGTAAGCAAGCATTGGATAATGAAAAGATAAAAAGCAGGCTGGCTACTTTACAATTTGGAATGGATTATTATATTTTTCTGAATGAGTGGTATGAGAAATACTTAAGACAATTAAAAAATGATAACTGA
- a CDS encoding CPBP family glutamic-type intramembrane protease — MKVIDKKTLSNIIVFSLIVLSCGWIGRLVDLKATTDASGSLGQLIWIVSPLLAMVILRTFRGDGWKDLGIKPKIKNNIFLYLISIVFLPISALIIVLVGHNFKLMDASNLSPAFLTVFAAALLPSFIKNIFEEFAWRGYLTPKLFSLGYNRLLIHIYVGVIWSAWHIPYLLIQTDTTEGMITFIPRVMIGLIVQSIVYGEIRLRTNSVWPAVIMHTIGNAFVDSLILHKYLNIQTEFNYLVTPSPEGVLAILIAAITGIWLYKKRGSKL, encoded by the coding sequence ATGAAAGTAATTGATAAAAAAACGCTGAGCAATATTATTGTTTTTTCACTAATTGTATTGAGTTGTGGGTGGATCGGACGTCTGGTGGATTTGAAAGCTACTACAGATGCTAGTGGCAGTCTTGGACAGCTTATATGGATTGTTTCACCTCTCCTCGCAATGGTTATTCTTCGTACATTTAGGGGAGATGGTTGGAAGGACCTCGGGATTAAACCAAAAATCAAAAATAATATTTTTCTTTATCTAATCAGCATAGTGTTTCTTCCAATTAGTGCATTGATTATTGTGTTGGTTGGACACAACTTTAAGTTGATGGATGCATCCAATTTGTCCCCGGCATTTCTAACTGTATTTGCAGCAGCACTTCTACCTAGTTTTATAAAAAATATATTTGAAGAATTTGCATGGAGAGGTTATCTAACTCCGAAGCTGTTCTCCCTCGGATACAACAGACTATTAATTCATATTTACGTTGGAGTCATTTGGTCCGCGTGGCATATTCCCTACTTATTAATTCAAACAGACACTACAGAAGGGATGATCACTTTTATTCCACGAGTTATGATTGGACTTATTGTTCAATCTATCGTGTATGGAGAAATACGGCTTAGGACGAATAGTGTGTGGCCAGCAGTAATTATGCATACGATAGGAAATGCCTTTGTAGACAGCCTTATATTACATAAATATCTGAATATACAAACGGAATTCAACTATTTGGTAACACCTAGTCCTGAAGGTGTTTTGGCTATATTGATTGCTGCGATAACTGGTATATGGTTGTATAAGAAGCGAGGGTCCAAACTTTAA
- a CDS encoding NAD(P)-dependent alcohol dehydrogenase: MAETQVAGDHGEPEVRKMRALVYENYGSPDVLRIEEVEVPVPKGHEVLIAVHAASVNSWDWDLLRGKPYLTRLGALRKPRYRILGADVAGRVVSVGTAVTRFRSGDEVFGDISGCGWGGFAEYACAGEEALTLKPAGLSFEQAAAIPQAAVLALQGLRNKGNLRKGHRVLINGAGGGVGTFAIQYAKLFGAEVTGVDRAEKLDMLRSIGADEVLDYVEEDFAATGRRYDLILDVVGNRSIFAIRRALKPGGTYVMVGGPLPRILQALLAAPLTAWLEKKKMAVLIHRPNHDDQLVWKALVEAGQVVPVIDRRYSLNNAAQALMYLGEGRAKGKVVVCMEPPIASR, encoded by the coding sequence ATGGCAGAAACACAAGTGGCAGGAGATCATGGAGAACCGGAAGTACGAAAGATGAGGGCGCTGGTCTACGAAAACTACGGATCGCCCGATGTTCTCCGGATTGAAGAAGTGGAGGTCCCTGTGCCCAAAGGCCATGAAGTGCTCATCGCGGTCCATGCCGCATCGGTGAATTCATGGGATTGGGATCTCCTGCGCGGAAAACCGTATCTCACTCGTCTTGGCGCGCTCCGCAAGCCACGTTACCGGATTCTCGGCGCTGATGTCGCGGGGCGGGTTGTCTCCGTGGGCACCGCTGTCACACGTTTTCGGTCGGGAGACGAGGTATTCGGGGACATTTCCGGTTGCGGATGGGGCGGATTTGCAGAATATGCATGCGCAGGTGAGGAGGCTCTGACCTTGAAGCCTGCCGGGCTCAGCTTTGAGCAGGCGGCGGCCATTCCACAAGCGGCTGTTCTCGCCCTACAGGGATTACGAAATAAAGGAAACCTCCGGAAGGGCCACCGGGTTCTGATCAACGGGGCGGGCGGCGGCGTTGGTACGTTCGCGATTCAATATGCCAAATTATTCGGGGCGGAAGTGACTGGTGTGGACCGTGCCGAAAAGCTGGATATGCTGCGTTCCATCGGTGCGGATGAGGTACTTGATTATGTGGAAGAAGACTTCGCAGCAACCGGACGGCGATACGACCTGATCCTCGATGTCGTCGGAAACCGGTCGATTTTCGCGATCAGGCGGGCGCTCAAGCCAGGCGGAACGTATGTAATGGTCGGCGGGCCACTGCCTCGCATCCTCCAGGCGCTGTTGGCGGCACCGCTGACGGCTTGGCTTGAAAAGAAGAAAATGGCAGTTCTTATCCATAGACCGAATCATGACGATCAGTTGGTTTGGAAGGCGCTTGTCGAAGCAGGCCAAGTCGTTCCCGTCATTGATCGGAGGTATTCGTTAAACAACGCGGCCCAGGCGCTTATGTATCTTGGAGAAGGCCGGGCGAAAGGGAAAGTTGTCGTATGCATGGAACCGCCGATTGCTTCACGGTGA
- a CDS encoding glucose 1-dehydrogenase, translating to MKLLNKVAIITGAAQGMGAMHVRKFIEEGAKVAVTDINEEAAKKLADELGDSAIALKLNVSSADNWKEVVETTEKSFGPVNVLVNNAGIGIFKLLEDLTEADFRKTFEIDELGVFLGMKTVVPSMKRANGGSIVNISSVDGLVSAPTAIAYSASKHAVTGMTKGAAAELGQYNIRVNSVHPGVIESPMAEQGDVAEVIKKLEQDIPLRRRAKTEEVSNLVIYLASDDSSYSTGAQFVVDGGMISDL from the coding sequence ATGAAGCTACTAAATAAAGTTGCCATCATTACGGGAGCTGCACAAGGTATGGGAGCCATGCATGTGCGTAAATTTATAGAAGAAGGCGCAAAAGTTGCCGTGACTGACATCAACGAAGAAGCTGCGAAGAAATTAGCTGATGAGTTGGGCGATAGTGCTATTGCACTAAAACTTAACGTTTCAAGTGCGGATAATTGGAAAGAGGTCGTTGAAACAACAGAGAAATCATTCGGACCGGTCAATGTCCTTGTAAACAATGCAGGAATTGGAATTTTTAAACTATTAGAAGATCTGACTGAAGCCGATTTCAGGAAAACATTCGAAATAGATGAATTGGGCGTGTTTCTGGGCATGAAAACTGTAGTCCCTTCTATGAAGCGGGCAAATGGCGGTTCGATTGTAAACATATCATCTGTTGACGGTTTGGTGAGTGCACCAACCGCAATCGCATATAGCGCATCCAAGCATGCCGTCACGGGAATGACAAAAGGGGCAGCAGCAGAGCTGGGTCAATACAATATTCGAGTGAACTCTGTTCATCCTGGCGTTATTGAATCTCCAATGGCGGAGCAGGGAGATGTCGCAGAAGTGATTAAGAAACTTGAGCAAGATATTCCGTTAAGGAGAAGAGCCAAAACGGAAGAAGTGTCCAATCTCGTGATTTATCTCGCTTCGGATGATTCAAGCTATTCCACAGGCGCTCAATTTGTTGTGGACGGCGGTATGATCTCTGATTTATAA